The following proteins are encoded in a genomic region of Dyadobacter sp. UC 10:
- a CDS encoding response regulator transcription factor — MEQSITHACLVHPHPLECEAVAEWLRKRSYIELVGKCNSLEQIMQLPYLKDVDIVVAFAHHSENTADQILKIRKMHPRLKFLLLAPSPSAESVREVVRSGVSGYIVFESELDEWERAVRAVSEGKVYYGQEVMLKLAETSLDLYSAAPAPTTRDFLSKREVEILRLVASEYSTNKIANELCISDKTVETHRRNLFHKLGVKNSVGLTKVAVRMGVV; from the coding sequence ATGGAACAATCTATTACACATGCCTGTCTGGTGCATCCCCATCCTTTGGAATGCGAAGCGGTGGCCGAGTGGTTAAGGAAAAGGTCCTACATAGAACTGGTAGGTAAATGCAATAGCCTGGAACAGATCATGCAGCTGCCATATTTAAAAGACGTCGATATTGTGGTTGCGTTTGCGCATCATTCGGAGAATACCGCCGACCAGATATTGAAGATCCGGAAAATGCACCCGCGCCTCAAATTTTTATTACTGGCACCAAGTCCGTCGGCCGAGTCGGTCAGGGAGGTGGTGCGGTCGGGAGTGAGTGGTTATATCGTATTCGAATCGGAGCTGGATGAATGGGAAAGGGCTGTGAGGGCCGTTTCGGAAGGCAAAGTTTATTACGGGCAAGAGGTAATGCTGAAACTCGCTGAAACTTCGCTGGACCTGTACAGTGCAGCCCCTGCACCCACCACGCGTGATTTTCTGAGCAAAAGAGAAGTGGAAATACTCCGCCTCGTGGCCAGCGAATACTCTACCAATAAAATTGCAAACGAACTGTGCATCAGTGATAAAACAGTTGAAACGCACCGCAGGAACCTGTTTCATAAGCTAGGCGTGAAGAATTCGGTAGGTCTTACCAAAGTCGCCGTCAGAATGGGCGTGGTTTAG